AGTTGATGCTGGAGATCCGGACGCTGCAGGCGATGCTTACGTCGAAGTACGCACGGTGCAAGCTGGCCGACAACGATTCGAAGCCGGCGGCCGGATCGAACCTCGTGACGCCGAATACGATCTCGGCCGACATCATCGCGCTGTATCAGGAACGGACCGACGCGGGCTTCACGCAGAACGCCGATGCATTCGCTTCGGCGCTCGTCGTGAAGAAGAACACGGTCAACCCGAATCGCGTGGACATCCTTTGGCCTGGCACGCCGGTGAATCAGATGCGCACGTTCGCGACGTTGGTCCAGTTCCGGCTGCAGTAATTCAGCCGTTCCATAGCAGTGGAGCCGCCCTGGGGCGGCTTTTTCGTTTTCAGGAGGACATTCAATGTCCAGCAATCTGATCGCAGGTATCGCGCAGGCGATTATCGACGGCGTCACGCGACAGCTGGAGGGAAGCGCGAAGTACAGCCCCTCGAAAGTCAAGCGTGAAGCGATGGTCGGCCAGGATGGTTTCCATGGCTGGAAAGAGACGCCGGTGACGGGTTCGATCTCGATGTCGTTGCGCGACGCCGGGGATATGACCGTCGCCGATTTCAACGCCATGCGGAACTCGACGATCGTTCTCGTTCTGGCGAACGGCAAGACGATCGTCGGGCGCAACATGGGCGCGACTGACGTTCAGGAAGTCGATACCGAGGACGCGAAATTCGATCTGAAATTCGAAGGTCCGCAGGTCTCGGAACAAACGGTTTCGGTGAGCTGATATGGCAGATGACAAGAAAAAGCGTCGTGAGCCGACTCCCGACACGCTGACGATCGAGTTGTCGAAGACGATCACGCTCGGCGGCGGCGGTGACGACACCGTCTATACGGAGATCGTTCTGCATGAGCCGAACCTCGATCAACTGAGCACGTTCATCAAGAAAGCGGCGAAGGAAGGCGCGCTAGAAGCGATGAAGTGGCTGGTGTCCTCCGTGTCCGCTGTTCCGCTGAACGTCCTCGCGAAAGTCGGTGTGCGCGACTACTACAAGGCGCAGAACTACCTCACGGAGTTCATTAGCCCGCCCGACGAGGACGATCCCGAGGGAAACGGGGAGGGCTCCCCCGAGAGTGGGAGCACACCGTCCGACTGACAGAGCGCTTCTGGCGCTGGCAACCCAGCGAAACCAAAAAGCTGACGTGGAGTGAGGTGCGCAACTATGCGTATCACGCCGCGCGCATGATGAAAAAGGACTGAGCGTGTCGCAAGAATTTGTCATTCGCATCCGTGCCGACGACGCAGCGACCGCGACCGTCAACAAGATCAAGGAAGCGCTCGGCAAGGTCACCGATCCCATCGACAAGGCGCAAAA
The DNA window shown above is from Paraburkholderia sp. PGU19 and carries:
- a CDS encoding phage tail tube protein; its protein translation is MSSNLIAGIAQAIIDGVTRQLEGSAKYSPSKVKREAMVGQDGFHGWKETPVTGSISMSLRDAGDMTVADFNAMRNSTIVLVLANGKTIVGRNMGATDVQEVDTEDAKFDLKFEGPQVSEQTVSVS
- a CDS encoding phage tail assembly protein, coding for MADDKKKRREPTPDTLTIELSKTITLGGGGDDTVYTEIVLHEPNLDQLSTFIKKAAKEGALEAMKWLVSSVSAVPLNVLAKVGVRDYYKAQNYLTEFISPPDEDDPEGNGEGSPESGSTPSD